Part of the Halodesulfovibrio aestuarii DSM 17919 = ATCC 29578 genome, GAAGTCACGAACGGTAACTTCTCTTCTAAGGAAGGACGCCCATACAATTTATATGTTGAGCAGCGTATTTCCGTTCAGGGTGGTGAAGGCGAGACTCTGGAAACAGCAACTGTGTCCGGCAGCACATCCGAACTGAAGGAAGCACGTCTCGGGCTGTCTATGGGAAAAAAAGTTACGCGTGCATTGATTCGTATTGAACAAGACACAGAAGCGTGGCAACTTACATTAAAAGCAGAAGATTTTTCTCTTGGCAGTCTCAAGACACCAAAAGTTGAAAAAGCTGATGCCAATGAGGAAGATGATGTTGACGGTCCTTTCCTCGAAAAAATATATCTGATCGAAAGTTGTCTGACACTGTTGGACGATACTTATAGAACATTCCTTGAGACACGTCTTTCCAACGACTGGAAAGAAACTGTTCAAAAAATAGGACAGTGGCTCAACAACTCGGAGTAATACCCCACTATGGAACATGCGCCTACGAGCGAGATAACGCCTTCAGTTATCCTACGCCGCGTCTTATACAGAGTTTGTAAGAAGATTGGCATGACCATGCTGATTCTCTTCGGCATTACGGTCATAAGCTTTTGGGTTATTCATCTTGCTCCCGGCTCTCCTACCGATTTACAGACGACATTGAACCCGCAGGTGGGTGCGGCAGCCCGCGCCCGCCTCGAACGTCTGTACGAACTGGATCAGCCTCTGCATGTTCAGTATTATAGGTGGGTCAAACGCATAGCGCGCTTTGATTTCGGTACATCCATGTCCGGTGACCATCGGCCGGTATGGGATAAAATAAAAGAACGAATGCCGCTTACCATAGGCATGAACGTTACCTCACTGATACTCACCCTGCTTTTTGCAATACCTATCGGGGTGGGAGCCGCCTACTATCAAGGGCAATGGTTCGACAAAGCGAGTACAGTCTTTGTCTTTATCGGATTTGCTATGCCCGGATTCTGGCTTGCACTTCTGCTGATGCTCTACTTCGGCATCTACCTGCAATGGCTCCCTATCTCCGGACTAACCTCGCTGGATTACCACAACTTATCTTTCTGGGGAAAAGCGGGAGACCTGGCGAAACATTTGGCGATGCCGATCTTCATTTATACATTTGGCAGCCTTGCCGGCATGTCTCGATTCATGCGTTCCTCAATGCTTGAAGTGTTACGACAGGATTTTATTCTTACCGCAAAAGCAAAGGGACTGCCGTTGCGCACTGTTATCTATAAACATGCTCTCCGAAACGCCCTGCTTCCGGTCATTACAATCCTCGGCCTTTCCATTCCAAGCCTTATCGGCGGATCAGTTATCATTGAATCAATTTTTGCGTTACCAGGACTTGGGCAGCTTTTCTATGCATCTGTTCTCGCACGAGACTATCCTATGATTATGGGGAACCTTGTGCTCGGAGCGGTACTCACACTCGCAGGCAACATGATAGCCGACCTTTGTTACGGCCTAGCTGACCCTCGAATCCGTAATACAGGAGGTAATGCATAATGCTTCCTGTCACCTCCCGTGCTTTTTGGAGCCAATATGGGATGCTCATAATCGGCCTCGTCATTGTGGGAACCATGACGCTAGCCGCCGTTTTTTCCCCGTTCCTTTCACCTTTTGATCCAGACGCACTAAACCTTGACTACATCCTTCAACCGCCTTCTCTTGGTCATCTTATGGGGACAGATGCTCTTGGACGCGATATTTTCTCACGAATGCTTCATGGAGCACGCATTTCTTTATGGGTTGGATTTGTGGCTGTCGGTATTTCGATTTCTATCGGGCTTATACTCGGACTTATTGCTGGATATTTCCGAGGCTGGGTAGATGAAATCATTATGCGTTTTGTTGATGTGATGCTCTGCTTCCCGTCATTCTTTCTTATCCTTTCTGTTATCGCCTTCCTTGAACCGAGTTTAGTCAATATTATGATAGTCATCGGACTTACTTCATGGATGGGAGTCGCCCGACTTGTACGGGCAGAAACATTAAGTCTGAGGGAAAGAGACTTTGTTGCTGCGTCGCGCCTTACCGGTGCATCATCCACCCGCATAATCATACAGCATATCCTGCCCAACGCTCTTGCACCGGTGCTTGTTTCCGCGACTCTCGGAGTAGCCGGAGCAATTCTCACAGAATCTGCACTCAGCTTTCTCGGACTCGGCGTTCAGCCACCGACAGCAAGTTGGGGCAACATGCTTCTGGAAGGAAAACAAGTGTTGGAAATTGCACCATGGCTCTCTATGTTCCCCGGTTGCGCTATTCTTATCACAGTGCTCGGCTACAATTTACTTGGTGAAAGCCTTCGCGATCTACTAGACCCACGTTTGAAGCGCTAGTCTAATTGCTACGAACTACTTCCCATGCATTGCCAAAGTATGCTGCTCTGTATAAGAATACTCGCACGAAAGCTTTTTAAAATTTTTTAATTAAATAATTACAGGCAATTAGAATGCTCGAACTTCTCCGAATCCGTCATCTTGCGTTAATTGACGATATGGAACTTGAGTTTTCCGGCAAGATGAATGTTCTCACCGGCGAAACAGGTGCCGGCAAAAGCTTTATCTTAAAGGCACTCAATTTTCTAACAGGCGAAAAAATGCGCGCAGATCTTGTACGCGCCGGTGAAGAAAAAGCACAGGTTGAAGCTATTTTTCTTATCAATGATGAAGAGTACATCATCCGAAGAGAGCTAGTGGCAGCAACAGGCCGAAGCCGACTGTACATCAACGACAAACTGAGCTCACAAGAAACTATTCGAACGCTAAAACCTAAATTGCTGGTCCATACAAGCCAGCACGGTCAGCAACAACTGTTACAGCCAGCCTTTCAGGAAAAACTATTAAATAGTTTTCTTCAACGTCCCGATCTTTTTGAAAAACGAAATACTGTTGTAAAAACGTTGCGTGACATTGCTGCTCAACAGGATGAGTTACGGGAACGCGCGCGCAATCTGGAAGATAAGCGCGATTTTCTGGAATTTCAGCAAAAAGAAATTGCAAAAGTAGCTCCAGTTACCGGAGAAGAAGAAGAGCTCGAAGCTAAAAAGCAGGAAACTCGTGAGCAAGGTCTGGTTCAAGAAGCTGTAGATCACACATTAGGACTGTTTTATACAGACAGCGGCGGCTTGGCTGAAATGATCAGCCGTCTTGAAAACAGTCTTGATGACGTTTGCCGCTATATCCCGGAGTACCAGCCAGATGTTGAACGCATTATGGAGTTCCGTCACTCACTGGGAGAAATTGAAAGCCGGCTGCGCAACCAGCCTATGAACAAACCGGACGAAGATTCCATTGAAGAAATAGAAGCCCGACTTTACGAACTTTCGCAACTTAAACGTAAGCTCAACCGCTCTCTTGATGAGATCGTAAACATGCAGGAAGAAATTGAAGAAAATCTGACTTTTCTAGATACCTGCAACCTTGATCTCATCCTTCTTGAAAAGCAGGAAGATGAAGCACGCACTACACTTCAAAATATTTTACAGCAAATTAATGAGCTGCGTGAAACAAAGGGCAGCGAACTTTGCCGTGCCATTGAGACTGAACTAAAGACTCTCGGCTTCTCTGAACATGTTCACGTGGAGTTTGATTTTACTCCCACCGAAATTTATCCGGAATGCTTTGAACATAAAGCACGTCTCATATGGGTGCCAAACCCTGGACAATCGCCGCAGCCGTTGGATAAAATTGCATCCGGCGGTGAACTTTCCCGATTCTTACTCGCTGTTGTCGGACTCATGAACAAAGATGAGACACCTACGCTTATTTTTGACGAGGTGGATGCAGGCATTGGCGGCATTACACTTAATTATGTTGCAGATGCACTGACCAAGCTTGCGGAACGTCAGCAAATGCTGTTGATTACTCACTGGCCGCAGCTTGCAGCGCGTGCAGAAAAGCACTTCCTCGTACATAAAGATGTCCGGAGCAGTGCAACATTCACAAGCTGCGACGCTCTGTCCGAAACCGGCATTCGCCATGAATATGAACGGATGGCTGGCGGCGGACAACAAGGTGAGGCTCTCGCCCACAAACTGTTAGGAACTGGATAAAAAAAGGGCTTCACATACTGCATGTGAAGCCCTTTTCTACTTTCTTTTTCCTAAGGCATGTTATTCGGGAAGAACCTATTCGCCGTTCTCGTCAGAAGTATCTTCGCCTAAGGCGTCCTCTTCCCGTAACTTCAGATTAATTTCCATTCGAGCCAAGTTAACATCATAGAGCCAGACTTTTACAACCTGCCCTAATGCAAACCTGCGTCCAGTCCGCTCGCCTATAAGCTCATTCCGCTCTGAAAGATACACATAGTAATCGTCATCAATGCTAGACAACCGCACCATGCCTTCTGCCATAACTTCTTCCAGCTCCGCCCAGAAACCAAATTCTGCAACGCCGGAAATAACGCCTGTGAATTCTGCACCAACCTGAGTCAACATGTATAACGCAGTGATGCGTTTCAGAATTTCGCGTTCTGCTTCCATTGCCACACGTTCACGCTTATTAAGATGTTCTCCGATAGCCTGAACTTTATCTACACCACGGATATGCTCATACCCTTTTACCTTCAGCGCATGTTTCAGTGCACGGTGTACAATAAGGTCCGCGTAACGGCGAATTGGAGACGTGAAATGACAATAGCAGTCCGAAGCAAGACCGAAGTGAGTCTGATGAATGGCAGTGTACTGCGCCTGCATCATGGTTCGCAGTGTAAGCCGATGAACGACAAACTCCTGCTCGGTTCCTTCTGCAATTTTTAATACGACTTGCAAGTTTTCCGGCGTCGGTTCCTTCGGGAATGACTCACCAAGTTCAGTACGATGCAGCATCTTGAACAGTCCAGACAACTTATCCAGCTCAGGAGCCGGATGAATACGATACAGGAACGGAACCTCAACCTCGGTAAGGAATCGTGCCACCGCCTCGTTTGCGGCAATCATAAATTCCTCAATCATCATATGCCCGAAATGACGAATCTTTCGATCAATAGCAATCGGAGCACCGGAAACATCAAAGGTTATTTGTGCTTCCGGAACATCAAAATCAAGACTTCCGCGATCACTTCGCTTCTGTTTCAATAGCCTTGCCAGTTCCTCAGCCCTTTCAAGCATCGGTAAAACAGGAGAAATAACTGCTCGTTCTTTTTCATCCTTATCCAGCAAGGCACGCTTTACCTGACCATAAGTCAATCGCGCTTTACTCTGGATTACTGCCGGATAAAATTTAGACTTACCATAGGTTCCGTCTGCATAGAAGTATGTCTCAGCAACCATCGCCAAACGAGGGACTCGTGGATTCAAGCTGCATAATCCATTTGACAGTTCCACAGGAAACATCGGCTCCACAGACTGCGGGAAGTAGTATGAGTTGGCACGCTGAACAGCCTCCTGATCCAGCACAGAATCTTCCTGCACATAGTGGCTTACATCAGCAATTGCTACCCACAAACGATAGCCGTCACGCTGCTCTTCGACGTACACAGCATCATCAAAGTCACGAGCCGTCGCCCCATCAATGGTGACAAAATCAAGATTGCGCAAATCAATACGATCAACAAAATCTTCTTCAGATGGAACAGCAGGCAAGCCCTTTGCAGCTTCTGTAACTTCATCGGGAAAACTCATTGGAATATCGTGATTTATTTTAACCAGACGTTCCTGCACATTACCGTCTTCCTCGTCGCCAAGGCTTTCAAGAATTTCAGCGGCCCATAATCCGGCTTCAAGCTGCTCACGAGGTTCAACCACCAGCAATTCATTTTTACGAGGACGACGTTCAAGGACATCGCCTGTAGCAAGAATTGAGAAGGTTAGACGGGAGTCTGTCGGACGACAAATATAGCCGCTCTTACCCATTTTCTTAATAACACGGCAGGTAATTGTAGCTCGGGCACGCTTCAAAATCCGGACGATGCGTCCTTCCTGATTTTTACCTCTACCCCCCGGTAACAACGCTACAACAACAGTGTCGCCATGCATTGCATTCCCAAAGGCAGACGGGGCTACAAAAATGTCAGCACGACGTTTATCATCCAGCAGGACAAAACCTACACCGGAACGCTGCACCTGCAATTTGCCTGTGAGTAGGTGAAGATTTTTTGTTAATCCCCATGCACCACCGCGCAAACGGATTATTTTTCCATCTTTTTCGAGATGTTCAATCATATCCTCAAGATCACGCCTCCATCGCTTGCTTAAATGCAAAAAGCGATAAAAGTCATTCATCTTTATCGGACGTTTCACTTCACGAAAAAGCTCAAGTATATCTTTAGGTGAAATCGGGCATTCGCCGGATTTCGGTTTTCTTTTTTTTACCATTCTCTATTCTTATCCCTTAAACAATTGTTACAGGAAGTTTTATACTATCCCACAATGTTACAGGTTATTGTCATATTATTTTTCATTTTTTAAGACGGGACGCGGTGCAGACGTTGCAACAGCCGATTTCTTCGTTATTTTCTTTCTAGTACCGGAAGCATCCCGCATGGCATTCCATTCTTCCTGCCACCAGTCAGCAAATAATTTCCCCGTGAACATGGAATCACCAAACTTTGTGCTCAAAGCAAACGTCCAAACTTCAACCCCTAAGACCTCCGGAACCTTCACGGCGTCTTTAGGTGTGCATAGCAATGGCAGCCCTACGTTCCCCATCTCCGCAATTTCTGCCTCAGTGTATGCGTGATGATCTGCAAAACGCTGATGTTTGTAAGGAGAGCGGCCCATAAATTTTTTAGCTGTTTCTTCAACCTGCGCAGGTTCCCCTACCCCATTAAACAGAATATAATTTTTTAATATGACAGTTTGATGCTTTTCTTTTGCTTTTTCAAAGGCTTCAATCGCTGCTGCACTTACCGGAACAAGCTGTTGCGGTACCAGAGAAAAGCTGAATACTGGCACACCGAACTGAGCAAGCCTATCTTTTATAACACTTTTTAGTGGAGCAAGCGAGTCAACTTTTATCAAAAAAGCATGTGCGCGAGACAACGCACTTTGATCTTCACGCCATGAACCTGCGGGGATCACTCTATCCCACTCAGTAGTCAAGTCTTCTGGTTTAAGCAGAACCAGATTCAAATCACGTTTCACTGCCAGATGCTGAAAGCCGTCATCAAGTACCAAAAGTTCCGGTCGAAACTTTTTTTCCGCCCACGCTCCTGAACGTCTCCGAACCGGATCGACAACAATACGAGCTTTGCGGTGTGCATTGGCAAGCATAACAGGCTCATCCCCTGCCTGCGCTGCAGTACTTTCCGGAGTAACAAGATACGGAGTTTTTGGCGGTGACGCCTTATAACCACGGGAAAGAACCACTGATGAATAATGATTACGCTCTGCCCATTCCAACAGCCAGCTGACAACTGGAGTTTTTCCAGTCCCCCCCCAGCTGATATTCCCTACAGCAACACAAGGCGCTTTGGGGGAAAACTGCTCTTTTGCTCCCGCTTCGTACTGTTTACGTCGATACGACATAGCAAAGGAATAAATTTTACTAATTGGATATAAAAGTGGGAACAATGCCCGCTGGATCGGCAGTGAAGACATAAACTCTCCTGAGAGCTTTCAGTTTCAATAAGTAATGGATTAGGTGTCGGAAAATATGTCTCATGAAAAAAAAGGAGAGCCGTTGCAGGCCCCCCTTATTTAATCGTCTATGTGCGAATTTCTTTAATTTTAGTCTCTAGCTGATCCAAACAAACGAAGCAACATCAGGAACAAGTTAATAAAGTCGAGGTACAAAGTTAGTGCACCAAGAATAGTACCACGACGAACTGCGGTAGCATCGTTAGCAGGCATAGTTTCACCCATTTCTGCGAGACGCTGCGTATCGTATGCGGTCAAACCGGTAAATACGATTACGCCGATTGCGCTAATAACCAGTTCCATCATGGTAGAGCCAATAAAGATGTTCACGACGGTCGCGATGATAATACCGAACAGCCCCATCATCATGAAGCTACCCATGCTTGTCAGGTCGCGCTTGGTTGTCATGCCATACAAGCTCATTGCACCGAACATACCAGCTGCGGTAAAGAATGCTGAAGAGATAGTACTTGCTGCGTACACAAGAAGAATTACAGACAGGGTTACACCATTAAGCGCACTATACAGTAGGAACAACCCAGTAGCTGCACCTGCGGAAAGTTTGGCAATACGGGCACTCAAATACATTACAAGTCCAAACTCAGCAATAATCAGTGCGAAAAAGCTGAACTGGCTGCCAAAAACAAGCTGTTGAACAGCAGGAGTAGTTGCAGTTAAAAATGCACAGACCGCAGTCACAAGAAGACCCAGCATCATCCAGCCATAGACGCCACGAAGATACACATTCACAAGTTCTGCACGGCGTACATTTGGCGCTGCTGCATTTCGTCCTAACATTCCATCCTCCGGAATTATTTATATTCAGTTGATACCATTTTTTTAATACGTAAAAAATAAGGTATCAAGCCCACTCCCGTATTGCAAGCCTATCAGTACAGTGATCTATTTTAAAATAAAAAAGCCCGATCAGAAGATCGGGCTTTCTATGGGCGTACGGTGTGGTTCGACTATAAACCACAAGAGCGAAGATCTTCGCCAAGGTATATACGTTCATTCTCACCGAGAACACCGAGAGCAAGAGCAACAATCGTCCATAAATGAACAACATGGTAGCCTGCTCCGTAGTGTTCGGAGAGATCATGAATCTGAGAGTGACAGTTATGACATGGTGCGATGACATACGGTGCACCAGTATTAACAAACTGCTCGTTTTTAATCTTACCGTAATGACGGCGCGCTTCGGGGTAGCCAGCCTGAAGAGACCCACCACCACCGCCGCAACAGTAGTTATTGGATTTATTAGGCCATGTATCAATAAAGTTCTCTTCACCGACACACGTTTTTATTACGTAGCGCAACTCGTCCGCTGCAACATCGCCGTAGCCTTTACGAACGAACTGACAAGGATCCTGTACGGTAAATTTGACGTTATTAACGTTCCAATCTGAATTAACTTTCAGAACGCCCTCTCGTATCCAACGGGCGTAGAGACGAATAACGGAAAGTACTTCAAATTTAGGCTTAATACCAAATTTTTCCAATCCAGTACGGAATGAATAAAGCTCATGACCACACTCGGTGTTGAGCCAATACTTGGCACCAAGGTCCTCTACAGCCTTAACTGTATTTCGAACAATTGTTTCCCAAGCTTCATCATCAGCTGCGAACATACAATAGTTCTCACCGGCCCAGCCTACAGAGCCGTAAGTCCAGTCGTCACCGGCGCCGATATTCATGATTTTCCAAAGAGGAACCATTTCTTCAGGCTCAGTTACCGGCTCACGAGAGTTCTGGTTGAGGAAGTAGGTTTTTCCGAATGCATCAAAAGGTACTTTGAGATCTTCCATACCTTCCTGTTCGGTCTGTACTTCTTCAAGAACGTCTTCAACTACAAACTTAAAGTCTTCAGAGGAAGCGCCCATTGCGCTGTGGCCAGGGTTACGTAAGGCCACGTCACAAGAGTCAACAATACCTTTCGGGCGGTCTTCACGTGGCCAGGCCTGACGAGCCTTGTACACGAGTTGCGGAATGTTAATCTGCATAGGGCAGACATACGTGCACCGTTGACACATGGTACACATCCATACCCAAGGGGTGGTGGTGATTTCTTCATCCATTCCAAGTGCGGCAAGACGCAAGAATTTGCGTGGATCCATATCCTCAAGCCCTGTTGCGGGACAGCCTGCAGAGCAGGCACCACAAGTAAGACACATGTTGAGGTTACCACCTTCCGGCAGTAATTGGGCTACACTTTCTATGAAAGAACCACCGCACTCCTTCTCAGGATGCTGCTTTGAATCTGACATATAAAAATACTCCTTAACCGCTTTGCGCTGCTCTTTGTGTTGCGTTTTTTTTTAACAAAGCGGCTGACGCTCTATTAAACTGGGTTAGCATTGGTGACAAGATAACAAACGCAAATTGCTTCACAATTAATTTTTCCTGCAAAGCACATACGTTTTCTATTGTCATTGCTCAATGGTCACAGACCCGCCTACATTTTTTACACCATTTAAAAATTAATAAAAAATGTATAAAACATACTTAACTAGGAGGTCTAATGGGCACTAACCCATAGTGGTTACACGCATTTTAAAAAGGCGCACCAACTATTTTGCATTATATTGCATGGCGGTTTTCCAACCTCATAGCAGTATTTTTGCGTTCCGTCATACTGATTATCGATGAAACCGGTTAACTTTGCATTTAATTGACATTGATGCGGCTTTATTGATATTTTGACCTTCAAATGAATTGTTCATACAATCAATATCCATGCGAAGATACTTTCAACAAATAACCTTTTATTTTCTGGGGTATTCTTGTATCTTCCACAACTAGAGACTTGACCACTCGCGAACTATGTTCTACCTCAGAATTTCGCCCGCCATGTCGGGCGCTTTTTCTTGTGAAGAAAAAACGGCCTCCTGTTAGCCGGAAAATGCAGGAAAGAATTTTTTAAGGGAAAAATGATGAGTAGTATTCCTATTTCAATTGAAGGCTTTGAAAAAGTTAAACAAGAGCTTGAGGCTCTAAAAAAAGAGCGCCCAGCAATCATTCAGGCTATTAAAGAAGCCCGTGAAGAAGGCGACCTGAGCGAAAACGCAGGGTACGATGCTGCACGTGAGCGTCAGGGTATGCTCGAAGCACGTATCTCCTACATCGAATCTCAGATGTCTCGCTACAACGTTATCGACCTTAAAACCCTCGGTGGCGATAAAGTAACTTTTGGCGCAACTGTAGAAATTGAAGATCTCGATACTGGCGAAGTAAAAAAATATACCCTGCTCGGACCAGATGAAGCTGACTATCAAAATGGCAGTATTTCTGCGCTTTCCCCTGTTGGCAGAGCAATGCTCGGCAAAGAAGAGGGCGACGAATTTGTTGTAAACGCACCTAAGGGACGTATCTCTTACGAAGTAGTTTCCATCGAGTTCAATCACTAAGCAGCACGGTAGCCCCACCGGGCACCACCGACGTTCTCTATCAAGAGAAAAAGCCATGCCTCATCACATAATTGCGTGATGAGGCATGGCTTTTTTTACGTCGAGAGAGTCAGACAGATTTACACTGCGTGACTTAGCTTTTTATCTAGGATTTCAAGGGCCTTTACGGCTTCAGCAAATTCTGGATTCACTTCTACAGCCTTAGCCAGCATGACCCGAGCTTTTTTATATTCTTTTATTTCAACAAGCACCCGCCCCATATTATAAAGCAAATGTTCATCCAATGCTGAAAGTTTTTGTGCTCTGCTATAGAATTGCAATGCCTGATCATACATTTTATTTTTACGAAGTTTGATACCAAAATCGTTAAACATATGTTTATGCTCTTCAGCAAAGGCCGCTTCCATTTCTACCAGCTTCGAAAAAACTTCCTGCCCTTTATCTATCTCGTTCCGTTCTAAATATGTTAGCCCAAGACCAAATGTCGCACGAACATTCTCCTCGTCCATATCCAGAACCTGAAGATATTCAACCTCAGCCCCATAGGGTTGTCCATTCACACGCAGACGGTCACCTCTGGCAATCCCCTGAGCAACCTTGCGCATAGCCGGATAAATATTTTCTTGGTAAAATGCCGGTTCAGGTAAGTACTCTGCCATAAGAGTCTCAAATGAAACTTTGTCGTACTTTTCAAATGGGATATGGTTCTTGTTCAGCTTCCATAAGATAATGTCTCCATTACCTTCCTGCTCTGCATATAACATTACAACGATTTTATTTGTCCGCTTCGTTGCACCAAAGCCCACCCGCACCAGTTTTTCAGCAGAAAACGCCCCCCGAATAGGCTGTTTCTGATGGCTACCATCCATATGCATCCCTCTAGCTAATCAAAAAAAGCTTACTACTGCCTACAAAAATAGAATAAATAATCCAAACAGTCTCGTTATGCCGTTACATAATCATGCTAACGGCCAGTTGTCATCCTTTTATGATACAATTTCCCGAATTGAAGCATCATGGAGGAACCATGTCCCCTTATCTATGTATCCACGGTCATTTTTACCAGCCCCCCCGCGAAGATCCATGGTTAGGCGAGATAATGCCTGAGGGCAGTGCTGCACCAATGCTTAACTGGAATGAACGTATCACACGGGAAAGTTACACTCCTCTTGCATTTGCTAAACGTCTTGATGGCAAGGGAAATATTATTGAACTGATAAACTGTTATGAATGGATCAATTTTAATGTAGGTCCTACCCTTATGCGGTGGATGGAAACAGCATTCCCTGACACCTACAAACGAATCATTGAAGCCGACAAAGCCAGCGTCCACAGATTTGGGCATGGCAACGCAATTGCGCAAAGTTACCATCATACCATTCTTCCACTGGCAAATAAACGGGACAAAGAACTCGAAATTCAATGGGCCATTCAAGACTTCACAAAGCGTTTTGAAAGAAAACCGGAAGGCATGTGGCTTGCAGAATGTGCAATTGATACAGCCACACTGGAGACTTTGGCCCGACATAATATAAAATTTACGATTCTTTCACCGCATCAGGCCCAGGCAATAGGGAATAACGGAGACTGGGAAACAATCAAAGACAGCGCTTTTGATACTTCCATGCCTTACCAGATAGCGTTGCCAAGCGGGAGAACCATTGCAGTATTTTTTTACGATGCTGAAATATCACAGGCGGTAGCATTTGAACGCCTTCTTTCTGACGGCGATAAGTTCTGGAACAAAATAAAGTCATCCTCAAGCAACGGCGTTCTTACAATCAGTACTGACGGTGAAACCTACGGTCACCACTTCAAATTCGGAGAAATGGCACTTGCCCATGTAATAGATAACGCCCGAGGCTCACGGGACGGCATAGAATTAATAAACCTTGCAGCATTCCTTGCCAGCAATCCACCGCAGCAGCAGGTTCGCCTGTATGAACCTTCTGCATGGAGTTGTGCGCACGGCATAGAACGCTGGCGGAGCAACTGCGGCTGTACAGACGGGGGACATCCTGACTGGCAGCAGGAGTGGCGGAAACCATTACGCGACGCAATGAATTTTATGAAAGAATGCGTTGATAATTTTTTTGATTTAAAAGCACACGAGTACTACAATTCACCGGAAGAAGCACTGCAAGCTTACGGCACCGTCCTTTCGGGACAAAAAAATCGTGATGAATTTATGTCCGAGTATACCCTCAAGGGACTTACAGAACAACAGAAGCATGAAGCCACCCTTCTTCTTTTCATGCAAGAACAAGCGCTGTCAGGCTTTGCAAGCTGTGCTTGGTTTTTTGATGAATTAACGCGCATTGAAC contains:
- the greA gene encoding transcription elongation factor GreA — encoded protein: MSSIPISIEGFEKVKQELEALKKERPAIIQAIKEAREEGDLSENAGYDAARERQGMLEARISYIESQMSRYNVIDLKTLGGDKVTFGATVEIEDLDTGEVKKYTLLGPDEADYQNGSISALSPVGRAMLGKEEGDEFVVNAPKGRISYEVVSIEFNH
- a CDS encoding tetratricopeptide repeat protein, yielding MDGSHQKQPIRGAFSAEKLVRVGFGATKRTNKIVVMLYAEQEGNGDIILWKLNKNHIPFEKYDKVSFETLMAEYLPEPAFYQENIYPAMRKVAQGIARGDRLRVNGQPYGAEVEYLQVLDMDEENVRATFGLGLTYLERNEIDKGQEVFSKLVEMEAAFAEEHKHMFNDFGIKLRKNKMYDQALQFYSRAQKLSALDEHLLYNMGRVLVEIKEYKKARVMLAKAVEVNPEFAEAVKALEILDKKLSHAV
- a CDS encoding (Fe-S)-binding protein; translation: MSDSKQHPEKECGGSFIESVAQLLPEGGNLNMCLTCGACSAGCPATGLEDMDPRKFLRLAALGMDEEITTTPWVWMCTMCQRCTYVCPMQINIPQLVYKARQAWPREDRPKGIVDSCDVALRNPGHSAMGASSEDFKFVVEDVLEEVQTEQEGMEDLKVPFDAFGKTYFLNQNSREPVTEPEEMVPLWKIMNIGAGDDWTYGSVGWAGENYCMFAADDEAWETIVRNTVKAVEDLGAKYWLNTECGHELYSFRTGLEKFGIKPKFEVLSVIRLYARWIREGVLKVNSDWNVNNVKFTVQDPCQFVRKGYGDVAADELRYVIKTCVGEENFIDTWPNKSNNYCCGGGGGSLQAGYPEARRHYGKIKNEQFVNTGAPYVIAPCHNCHSQIHDLSEHYGAGYHVVHLWTIVALALGVLGENERIYLGEDLRSCGL
- a CDS encoding DUF3536 domain-containing protein translates to MSPYLCIHGHFYQPPREDPWLGEIMPEGSAAPMLNWNERITRESYTPLAFAKRLDGKGNIIELINCYEWINFNVGPTLMRWMETAFPDTYKRIIEADKASVHRFGHGNAIAQSYHHTILPLANKRDKELEIQWAIQDFTKRFERKPEGMWLAECAIDTATLETLARHNIKFTILSPHQAQAIGNNGDWETIKDSAFDTSMPYQIALPSGRTIAVFFYDAEISQAVAFERLLSDGDKFWNKIKSSSSNGVLTISTDGETYGHHFKFGEMALAHVIDNARGSRDGIELINLAAFLASNPPQQQVRLYEPSAWSCAHGIERWRSNCGCTDGGHPDWQQEWRKPLRDAMNFMKECVDNFFDLKAHEYYNSPEEALQAYGTVLSGQKNRDEFMSEYTLKGLTEQQKHEATLLLFMQEQALSGFASCAWFFDELTRIEPKNALSYALHALNILEEFEGHTRLDDFAEILTDAVSNKKGHETGKELLYERILPRKESESSILLQALLLLCNDNEFPQKGKTYIVTWSNVNIKVTPDNIEGNQFSGNAVIFWKDSTVGTNLTWQYAKLPPGFINSSTVTATVEGKAPQSCMYTALPRNKRQSITAHFMQHIVEDLATTYSPLGLDATVLFETWTEGQHDQPAGELWDSMCPALIEGYIFSEHCEVQLKKEQITFLRKYLKGWIKRRRFDPTITLRKVETKLIEILSDENPAYVKATGILERTKELFPAVHTDALLYFIWLEKQHDPHIRDIAALVNLVLP